The following coding sequences lie in one Lolium perenne isolate Kyuss_39 chromosome 2, Kyuss_2.0, whole genome shotgun sequence genomic window:
- the LOC139835459 gene encoding protein ALP1-like: MSSSSSSSSDGMEGDMIEQFQEEYEEEMLNEEVVPRRRRRREFIRRDRLSAHDRIFEDYFADDCNYPPSYFRRRYRMRRSLSLRIVDRLGEYSPYFTQRVDALNRAGFSPLQKCTAALRLLAYGAAADTIDEWLKLARQTSSDCLDRFCEGIIDCYGETFCRRPTVEDTQRLLAKAEERGFPGMLGSIDCMHWQWRNCPVAHAGQFTRGDIKHPTIILEAVASYDRWIWHAFFGVAGSNNDINVLNQSPLFTDVLRGEAPVVNFTVNGHEYHYGYYLADGIYPSWPVFMKGVTLPQSEKHRVFTATQSAHRKDVECAFGVLKARFNILAVPGRSYSRRTLGLIMRACVILHNMIIDDERGTNLDNIYETVASNVGPAIHHHAPPSLAARIQMDTEMRESPMYTQLQHDLIEHVWANS, encoded by the coding sequence ATGTCTTCGTCTAGCAGCAGTTCGAGCGATGGAATGGAGGGTGATATGATCGAGCAGTTCCAGGAGGAGTATGAGGAGGAGATGCTCaacgaggaggtggtgccaagaCGTCGACGCCGCCGAGAGTTCATCAGGCGTGATCGTCTGAGTGCCCACGATCGGATCTTcgaggactacttcgccgacgactgCAACTATCCTCCGAGCTACTTTCGGCGAAGGTATCGGATGAGGCGATCCCTTtctctgcgcattgtggatagattgggtgaatactctccgtatttcacccaaagagttgatgctctcaaccgtgctggtttttctcccctacaaaagtgtactgcggctttgcgtctgttagcttatggagccgctgcagatacgatagatgagtggcttaagttagctagacaaacttcatcAGATTGTCTAGATAGATTCTGTGAAGGCATCATTGACTGTTACGGGGAGACGTTTTGCCGTCGCCCAACTGTGGAGGATACTCAGCGTTTGTTAGCGAAAGCCGAGGAGCGTGGCTTTCCGGGCATGTTagggagcatcgattgcatgcattggcagtGGAGGAACTGCCCAGTGGCTCATGCTGGTCAATTCACAAGGGGAGACATCAAACACCCTACCATAATCTTAGAAGCTGTGGCGTCGTATGATCGTTGGATCTGGCATGCCTTTTTTGGAGTGGCCGggtccaacaacgacatcaatgtACTCAACCAGTCGCCGTTGTTCACTGATGTGCTTAGGGGAGAAGCACCCGTAGTGAACTTCACGGTGAATGGACACGAGTACCACTATGGTTACTACCTTGCCGACGGCATCTACCCCTCCTGGCCGGTGTTCATGAAAGGTGTTACTCTTCCACAAAGTGAAAAGCATCGAGTGTTCACTGCTACTCAATCAGCGCATCGCAAAGATGTCGAGTGTGCCTTTGGAGTGTTGAAGGCTAGGTTCAACATTCTAGCAGTTCCGGGACGCTCCTACTCGAGGCGTACTCTTGGATtgatcatgcgtgcatgtgtcattctgcacaacatgatcatcgacgatgagcgtggtacaaatttggacaacatctatgagacagttgcttcaaatgtcggccctgcaatacaccaccatgcaccaccaagcctagcagccaggattcagatggacaccgaaatgagggagtcaccgatgtatacacagctccagcatgatttgattgagcatgtgtgggctaattcctag
- the LOC127331898 gene encoding probable carboxylesterase 18: MEAKTRSQETAADESTRPAPPALPWSARLQIFALSAATDLAQRSNGTVNRFLFKLGDRQTPARPSPDALGIRSNDLIVDATRNLWARVYSPAAEAAGAGALPVVVYFHGGGLTFLSPSSLPVDGMCRRFCHELGAVVVSVNYRLAPEHRYPAAYDDCEEVLRYLGATGLPADISVPVDLSRCFLAGDSAGGNIVHHVAQRWTSSSPPSSNPVRLAGIILLQAYFGGEERTEAELRLEGVAPLVNMRRSDWSWRAFLPEGADRNHPAAHVTGEAGPEPELQEAFPPAMVVVGGLDPLQDWQRRYAAMLVRKGKTARLVEFPDAIHAFYAFPELPDAVKLVQEIKAFMASYASVH, from the coding sequence ATGGAGGCCAAGACGAGGAGCCAAGAGACGGCCGCCGACGAGAGCACCCGGCCAGCGCCGCCGGCGCTGCCATGGTCGGCGCGGCTCCAGATCTTCGCGCTCAGCGCCGCCACCGACCTGGCGCAGCGCAGCAACGGCACCGTCAACCGCTTCCTCTTCAAGCTCGGCGACAGGCAGACGCCCGCGAGGCCGAGCCCGGACGCGCTCGGCATCCGCTCCAACGACCTCATCGTCGACGCCACGCGGAACCTCTGGGCGCGCGTCTACTCCCCGGCGGCGGAGGCAGCCGGCGCGGGGGCCCTCCCCGTCGTCGTGTACTTCCACGGCGGCGGCTTGACGTTCCTCTCACCGTCGTCCTTGCCGGTGGACGGCATGTGCCGCCGCTTCTGCCACGAGCTGGGCGCCGTGGTCGTCTCCGTCAACTACCGCCTCGCGCCCGAGCACCGCTACCCGGCCGCCTACGACGACTGCGAGGAGGTGCTCCGCTACCTCGGCGCCACGGGGCTCCCCGCCGACATCTCCGTCCCGGTCGAcctctcccgctgcttcctcgccGGGGACAGCGCCGGCGGCAACATCGTCCATCACGTGGCCCAGCGATGGACTTCATCGTCTCCTCCCTCCAGCAACCCCGTCCGCCTCGCCGGCATCATCCTTTTGCAGGCGTACTTCGGCGGCGAGGAGCGCACCGAGGCGGAGCTGAGGCTGGAGGGCGTGGCGCCGCTGGTGAACATGCGCCGGTCGGACTGGTCGTGGAGGGCGTTCCTGCCGGAGGGTGCGGACCGGAACCACCCGGCGGCGCACGTGACGGGCGAGGCCGGCCCGGAGCCGGAGCTGCAGGAGGCGTTCCCGCCGGCGATGGTGGTCGTCGGCGGGCTCGACCCGCTGCAAGACTGGCAGCGCCGGTACGCCGCCATGCTGGTGAGAAAGGGGAAGACGGCGCGCCTGGTGGAGTTCCCCGACGCGATCCACGCCTTCTACGCATTCCCGGAGCTCCCCGACGCCGTGAAGCTCGTGCAGGAAATCAAAGCATTCATGGCCAGCTACGCGTCCGTTCACTGA